The following DNA comes from Bacillus oleivorans.
ATCAGGAACAATAAAACCAACATAATCAGCCTGAATATCTGCTTTTCTCCCAGTTGGCTTATCTAACAGGGTAACAATTTTAATCGACTTAGCCTTCCGATAACGGAAGAGTTCCACTAAATAGCTTAAGGTTAAACCGCTGTCAATAATATCCTCAATAATAAGAATGTCTCTTCCTTCAACTGAAGTATCAAGATCCTTTAAGATTTTAACTTCACCAGAGGAAACCGTAGAGTTTCCGTAGCTTGATACGTCCATGAAATCCATCTCTAAATGGGTGTCTATACGTTTTAATAAATCACCCATGAAGAGCATCGCTCCTTTTAATACACCAATCGCTAAAGGAAAGCGATCCTGATAAGCTTCTGTAAGCTGACCTGCCAGTTCAGCAATTTTTGCTTGAATTTCTTGCTCTGATATTAAGACTTTTTCAATATCTTGTCTCATGATGGCGTCCCCTATCTATATCGGAGTATGTATATTGCTTCTTTAGAATCTCTTGCCTCATAACATGATTTTTTCAAACCTGGCACCCATATTATGTTTCCCAATCGATCTGTTACAATTGGCCAAACTTTTCTTTGCTGCATTGGAATTTTTTGATCAATAAATAATTCCTTAATTTTTTTGTGGCCATTTAGCCCCAACGGCTTGATTCGGTCCCCATTCCTTCGTGTTCTGACAATCAGGGGTATTTCGGTGCCTTCGGCTAAACGAAAAATAGTAAGGGAATTTTGTTCTGGTTCTGGATCTTCTAAAACCTTCTCAAAGGAAAGATAGCCACCATTAGGTAATAATATAGAATCTCCCGGTTTGAGATGGTACTCGTAAGTTTCCTCTTTTTCATTCTCGTATGTAAAGATCCCGTCATCATAGGAACGAATGAAATAAAGGCCTTTAGGAAGATATACAGTTCCAGAGGGATGCTGACCTTTGAACAAATGCAGGATCTGTTCAATATGTACGGCAGACAAATTAGAGGGTACTTCCTTATAAAGATAGTTTAATATTAGATGAATCCCTCTTCTTTGTAAAGGTTGAGGTAATTGCAAATACTTCTCTACGGAGATCGTAAACAAGCCTGCTTTTTTCCTTTTCACTACTTTATTCAAATACTCGTCTGTTAATACCTGCAGATAAGCCTCATCCTCCATAAGCTCTTCACTAAAACGCTGAAATTGTTTAGAAACCTCAGGATTCTCATTTTTTAAAGCAGGCAGTACTAAATGTCTAAACCGATTTCTTGTATAATCCAATTTTTCATTCGTCGGATCTCTGCGCGGCACTAGGTCATGGGTAAGGCAATAGTCTTCAATTTCCTTTTTATCCACCGCTAAAAACGGGCGAATAATGTGACCATTCGCAAACGGTCTTTTATAGGGAATTCCGCTTCTGCCTTTCATCGTGCTGCCCCGCGTCAGACTCATTAGAATCGTTTCAATCTGATCATCACCATGATGGGCAAGCACAAGCTTGGAAGCCTTGTATTGATTCATAACCTCTTTAAAAAATGAATATCGGCAAATTCTTGCAGCATTCTGTGAACTTAGCTTTTCCCGTTCTAGAAAACCTGTTACATCAATTCGTTTTCCTTCAAATGGGATTTTTAAAGTTTTACAAAATTCTTCAACATAAAGCAGGTCTTCATAAGATTGTGATCCTCTAAACATATGGTCGACATGAGCACAAACTAAATCTATTTGGTATTGTTGCCTATGTCTATGTAAAAAATGAAGTAAGGCAAGTGAATCAGGCCCTCCTGATACACCCGCAACTAAGATGTCTCCGCTTTCAATAAGCGTATGTTTTTGAATAAAAGAATGAACCTTTTGATCAAACATGTCATCGTCCTCATTTTGGATATAATCGTGTACACAGTTCCTGAGGATCATATACCAAGAGTTTGTTGATTAATACATATGTTCATTCAAATGAATGTAACGTATGAATATCGTACCATTCCCTTTCCGGAAGGGCAAAAGATAGCCTGTTTTTTTATCCATTTTTCACAAATTGTTCAAAAGATGCCTGTTGAAATCTACCCGCCCATTATTTCATAGACAAGGTATAAGGTATAAAAAGCCGCTACAACTGCCACAAGCAATACGGTTTCAAGAAAAGATCCCACTTTGCGTTTTTTTCTTTTTTGATAACGTGAAGGGGGTGAGTTTTGAGCTGCGTTAGCTGGATTATTTAAGATGCCAGCTGTATTTGCCGCGACAGAGATTTGTTTTTGGGATTTACAGGTAAGCAGTGCTTTCCTCATCTCTAAGGCTGATTGGAATTCCCCTTTAATTGCTTTTACCAGAATAGCTTCAAACGGTCTTAATTCCTTTATACCTTCTATCTTCTTCTTAATTATACTTAATGAGCCTCCTTTTTTCTCAAAACGTCCTCCATAATAGACAGTAAGGATGACCATCACAACTGCAAAAAGATCGTAACTCGGCTCTGCCTTTCTAGAACCAAGGCCCCAATAGCCCCGATCATAGAATTCCGTAAATTCCTTAATTGATCTGCCGATTTGAGTGGTGCCGCCCACATCGACACATCTGATTCTTGGCGGAGGTCCTGACACCATTAAATTTTCAGGCTTCAAATCCCCGAACACCCAGCCTAACTGATGGAGTTCATGAAGATCGTTAAGGAGCTGGATAATGAGCACCATAATCCACGAGGAACCCCGCTCCTGAATAAAGCCAATCATATCTTTTCCTTTTATATATTCCATCGTGTAAAAAGGGATGGAAATACCTCTCACTTCCCAATCGTCGACATCGTACAAAGAAGGTCCGAGGGTAGACCCTTGGACCTTCGCTAATGCTTTCAATACATTTACTTCTGAGGCTACTATCGATGTTTCCGTGCTTAATTTAATAGCTACTGCTAAATGTCCGCTTGTTTCAGCAAGGTAGACGGTTCCGTTTGCACCGAAACCCAGTTCCTTTTTTATTCTATATGTTTCTTGATGCCACTTTCCTTGAATGACCGTACCAGGAGGAAGCTTAAACGGACTCTTCATAGTAGGATTCATCGTCATTTCTCCCTAATAATCCTTTTAAGCTTGAACGTTTTGGTTTAAATTGTTGAATAGCTTCCCTAATCGCAGGTCCTGTTGGTGTTATGCCTCCAACCGATAGCTTGGAAAATACACTTGTTAATGATTCGAGCTTAGGCGTCCAATCCAACAATTTTTCGACATCATTCCTTTTCCCGGGAAATACATAAAGTGAAAATAAGTTATTTCCCATCCGTGCGTTTAGGCTTAAAGATAGGTCCAGCAATGCTTCTTTAACGGTTGGCAGTTTGTGTTTCATACTTGCAGACGTATCGACAAGAATCAACACTTCAAGGTCTACTGTTTCTCCAAGCTCGTCCACAACCTCCATAACTTCTCCTCTTTTTTCAGGCGGCAAACTTTCTAAAGTTTGCGAACGGCCTAAAATCTGCTGTAATTCTTTATTAACAACTCCCTGAATCGTTTGTGTCATCGCTTTTCTCGTTACCATCTGAACCGTTTGCGATAAGCTTTGAGAATATACAACCTGACTGACTCCTCCGCCTGAAAGAGCAATTTCCTCAATCTCCTTCATTCCGGATTCATCAATGACATCATTCTCCATAACACCAATGACATTTACTGTTATACCCTCTTCATTAGCTAAAGCAGCCATAGCAATCGGGTCTTCTCCATGATTGGAGCAACCGTCGGTTATCAGCAAAATTTGCTTTAAAGTACCTGGTTTCATCGTTCTCCCTCCAACAAATTGTTGTTACCATCTTCGACCGATTGAAGGAGAAATATACGTAAACCCTGTCAAATCACCCCTTAAGAACTAGTTATAAAGCTTTCCTTTTTGTTATATTCAGTGGTATTGCTGCCCACTTTGGCGTATTATGCTGAAGCTTTGCTACAATGATGGTCATGTCATCCTTGATCTCACCTGTTCCTGAACGTATAACCTCCTCCATAATTAAATCGGCAATTTCTTGCGGCTCATCGGTTTGCAGTTCCTTCAATTTTCGTTTCATCCATAATTCATAGTTCTCCACGTGACGAGGACCTTCAAATACCCCGTCACTCATCATCACTAACAAGTCGCCAGCTTTAAGCTGTTCTGAAACCACGTCAACCTCGAATTCTTGAATAATACCAATCGGAAGGTTACTGGCCTGAATCTTTTTCACTTGGTTTCCTCTTTTTATAAAACTAGGGGTTGAACCGATTTTTAAAAACCTTGAACTTGCATCCTGGAGATCAATGATAGCCAGATCAAGCGTTGAAAAAATTTCATCTGTTGTCCGCAGCGATAAGATAGAGTTCACCGATTTAATTGCAACTTTTTCTTCTATTCCGGAAAGAAGAATCTTTCTTAACAGCTGAAGCGTTTCATTACTTTCATGGTGAG
Coding sequences within:
- the hpt gene encoding hypoxanthine phosphoribosyltransferase yields the protein MMRQDIEKVLISEQEIQAKIAELAGQLTEAYQDRFPLAIGVLKGAMLFMGDLLKRIDTHLEMDFMDVSSYGNSTVSSGEVKILKDLDTSVEGRDILIIEDIIDSGLTLSYLVELFRYRKAKSIKIVTLLDKPTGRKADIQADYVGFIVPDEFVVGYGLDYAEKYRNLPYIGVLKPEVYQNND
- the tilS gene encoding tRNA lysidine(34) synthetase TilS, whose amino-acid sequence is MFDQKVHSFIQKHTLIESGDILVAGVSGGPDSLALLHFLHRHRQQYQIDLVCAHVDHMFRGSQSYEDLLYVEEFCKTLKIPFEGKRIDVTGFLEREKLSSQNAARICRYSFFKEVMNQYKASKLVLAHHGDDQIETILMSLTRGSTMKGRSGIPYKRPFANGHIIRPFLAVDKKEIEDYCLTHDLVPRRDPTNEKLDYTRNRFRHLVLPALKNENPEVSKQFQRFSEELMEDEAYLQVLTDEYLNKVVKRKKAGLFTISVEKYLQLPQPLQRRGIHLILNYLYKEVPSNLSAVHIEQILHLFKGQHPSGTVYLPKGLYFIRSYDDGIFTYENEKEETYEYHLKPGDSILLPNGGYLSFEKVLEDPEPEQNSLTIFRLAEGTEIPLIVRTRRNGDRIKPLGLNGHKKIKELFIDQKIPMQQRKVWPIVTDRLGNIIWVPGLKKSCYEARDSKEAIYILRYR
- a CDS encoding protein kinase domain-containing protein, with the protein product MNPTMKSPFKLPPGTVIQGKWHQETYRIKKELGFGANGTVYLAETSGHLAVAIKLSTETSIVASEVNVLKALAKVQGSTLGPSLYDVDDWEVRGISIPFYTMEYIKGKDMIGFIQERGSSWIMVLIIQLLNDLHELHQLGWVFGDLKPENLMVSGPPPRIRCVDVGGTTQIGRSIKEFTEFYDRGYWGLGSRKAEPSYDLFAVVMVILTVYYGGRFEKKGGSLSIIKKKIEGIKELRPFEAILVKAIKGEFQSALEMRKALLTCKSQKQISVAANTAGILNNPANAAQNSPPSRYQKRKKRKVGSFLETVLLVAVVAAFYTLYLVYEIMGG
- a CDS encoding VWA domain-containing protein, whose product is MKPGTLKQILLITDGCSNHGEDPIAMAALANEEGITVNVIGVMENDVIDESGMKEIEEIALSGGGVSQVVYSQSLSQTVQMVTRKAMTQTIQGVVNKELQQILGRSQTLESLPPEKRGEVMEVVDELGETVDLEVLILVDTSASMKHKLPTVKEALLDLSLSLNARMGNNLFSLYVFPGKRNDVEKLLDWTPKLESLTSVFSKLSVGGITPTGPAIREAIQQFKPKRSSLKGLLGRNDDESYYEESV